One segment of Armatimonadia bacterium DNA contains the following:
- a CDS encoding alpha/beta fold hydrolase: MEQHLHFDCEGSRLLGVLHLPEGSVRPVGLVLLHGWAGYRIGAHQMFVKLARQACERGFAVLRFDFRGRGDSEGDAATTTLSTMIQDTVAASQVMLSQAGVSKLAFLGDCSGSEVAIGTGTLVPECTQLMLWSAPIVGASRDAMDKAKKKGILRQYAAKLFRRETWSKLIGGKLQLGMIKRAMLGGGKGAGEKGSASDKDIDWIGRFAGFRGDVLFVYGNADPTTPDSVAHFQRLTETARRPWHCHLVEGANHAFYSLPWEREVIGASLDWLEARSLEGGSGAHP; encoded by the coding sequence GGGGGTCTTGCACCTTCCCGAGGGAAGCGTGCGGCCGGTCGGCCTGGTGCTGCTCCACGGCTGGGCCGGCTATCGAATCGGCGCCCATCAGATGTTCGTGAAGCTGGCCCGGCAGGCCTGTGAGCGTGGCTTTGCGGTCCTGCGCTTCGATTTCCGAGGTCGCGGTGATAGCGAGGGCGATGCTGCCACGACCACCCTGAGCACGATGATCCAGGACACGGTCGCCGCCTCTCAGGTCATGCTCTCTCAGGCCGGCGTCAGCAAGCTGGCCTTCCTCGGCGACTGCTCCGGGAGTGAAGTTGCGATCGGGACCGGGACCCTCGTGCCGGAGTGCACCCAGTTGATGCTCTGGTCGGCTCCCATCGTCGGCGCCAGTCGTGACGCCATGGACAAGGCCAAGAAGAAGGGCATCCTGCGGCAATACGCCGCCAAGCTGTTTCGACGCGAGACCTGGTCGAAGCTGATCGGCGGCAAGCTGCAGCTCGGGATGATCAAACGAGCCATGCTGGGTGGAGGCAAAGGAGCGGGGGAGAAGGGCAGTGCCTCTGACAAGGACATCGACTGGATCGGCCGGTTCGCGGGCTTCAGGGGTGACGTGCTCTTCGTCTATGGCAACGCCGATCCAACGACTCCGGATTCTGTCGCGCACTTCCAGCGGCTGACCGAGACGGCCCGAAGGCCCTGGCATTGCCACCTGGTCGAGGGCGCGAACCACGCTTTCTACTCCCTGCCTTGGGAGCGGGAGGTCATCGGCGCAAGCCTCGATTGGCTTGAAGCCC